Proteins from a genomic interval of Bacillus alveayuensis:
- a CDS encoding hypothetical protein (product_source=Hypo-rule applied; superfamily=56596) encodes MGMEWQEVRSLYPNQFVKLQVLKSHLQGDQEIIEEVAVIGTVSDEDATRELLQSKGNQLVYHTSHNEIVLKVRGTIGLRGKFRYAD; translated from the coding sequence ATGGGAATGGAATGGCAGGAAGTGCGTTCATTGTATCCGAACCAATTTGTGAAATTACAAGTATTGAAGTCTCATTTACAGGGTGATCAGGAGATCATTGAAGAGGTGGCTGTCATTGGAACGGTTTCGGATGAGGATGCAACTCGTGAGTTACTGCAATCAAAAGGGAATCAGCTTGTTTATCACACTAGTCACAATGAGATTGTCTTAAAAGTTCGTGGAACGATTGGCCTGAGAGGGAAATTTCGTTATGCAGATTGA
- a CDS encoding putative Na+-dependent transporter (product_source=COG0385; cath_funfam=1.10.3720.10; cog=COG0385), with protein sequence MSEPKQKAISIEVGMQNSGLRAALATAHFSPLAAVPSAIFSVWHNISGPILATYFRKKSEKKESNQPTVTI encoded by the coding sequence ATGTCGGAGCCGAAACAAAAAGCGATTTCGATTGAGGTCGGCATGCAAAATTCCGGACTTAGAGCTGCGCTGGCGACCGCTCATTTTTCACCGCTTGCCGCTGTTCCAAGCGCGATTTTCAGCGTTTGGCATAACATCTCTGGACCGATTTTAGCCACCTATTTCCGCAAAAAAAGCGAAAAGAAAGAAAGCAATCAACCAACGGTTACAATATGA
- a CDS encoding hypothetical protein (product_source=Hypo-rule applied; cath_funfam=3.40.1170.10) translates to MFPNLRGIAKQGKMMKHRAKGLSLLSQKLEEYFSLNYSFKQSLRQEIKSISFIFDRNDTFLICSGLGQVQRLAIYLILTNR, encoded by the coding sequence TTGTTTCCAAACTTGAGGGGGATTGCAAAACAAGGGAAGATGATGAAACACCGGGCTAAGGGGCTTTCACTTTTAAGCCAGAAACTTGAGGAGTATTTTTCGTTAAACTATAGTTTTAAGCAAAGTTTGAGGCAGGAAATAAAAAGTATATCCTTTATTTTTGACCGGAACGATACATTTCTAATTTGTTCAGGTCTAGGACAAGTCCAGCGTCTAGCAATATATCTAATCCTAACAAACCGTTAA
- a CDS encoding putative MFS family arabinose efflux permease (product_source=COG2814; cath_funfam=1.20.1250.20; cog=COG2814; pfam=PF07690; superfamily=103473; transmembrane_helix_parts=Inside_1_42,TMhelix_43_65,Outside_66_74,TMhelix_75_97,Inside_98_125,TMhelix_126_148,Outside_149_157,TMhelix_158_180,Inside_181_186,TMhelix_187_209,Outside_210_219) — protein MAMIGVIVLFRVSQWYSRKLEQKGHARKQGSVTKVAQKRRNHIILVFARSWYSAGISNYYQFYLIEHYDVSIREAQLYLFVFMIAGAVGTFIGGPLADRFGKRNLMLFSTLGTAPFALSLPYLPLGWVLPVVFLAGFILSLSFSIFVVYAQELLPENVGMASGLIVGLAFGMGALRAVVLGKIADTYTLKSLMIMCSFLPLFGILTYWLPKDRRSALDH, from the coding sequence GTGGCAATGATCGGAGTCATCGTATTATTTCGTGTGTCACAATGGTATTCCCGTAAACTGGAACAGAAGGGACACGCCCGCAAACAAGGAAGTGTGACAAAAGTCGCTCAAAAGAGGCGGAATCATATTATTTTAGTGTTTGCGCGCTCATGGTATTCAGCTGGCATCTCGAATTATTATCAATTTTATTTGATCGAACACTATGACGTTTCCATACGGGAAGCGCAACTATACTTATTTGTCTTTATGATCGCGGGAGCAGTTGGGACATTCATCGGAGGTCCACTTGCCGATCGGTTTGGAAAGCGGAATTTAATGCTGTTTTCCACGCTCGGCACCGCTCCGTTTGCACTTAGCCTTCCGTATCTTCCGCTTGGATGGGTGCTGCCTGTTGTATTTTTGGCCGGGTTTATTTTATCATTAAGTTTTTCAATATTTGTCGTGTACGCGCAAGAGCTGCTTCCGGAAAATGTCGGCATGGCCTCCGGATTAATCGTTGGGCTTGCGTTTGGTATGGGAGCGCTTAGGGCGGTCGTGCTCGGGAAAATCGCCGATACATATACGTTGAAATCGCTCATGATCATGTGCAGCTTTCTTCCATTATTCGGCATACTAACATACTGGCTTCCGAAAGATCGACGTTCTGCTTTGGACCATTAG
- a CDS encoding hypothetical protein (product_source=Hypo-rule applied; superfamily=50630) — protein MQIEYRDGLLFTSIEIVYQGRSKLIDNMVIDTGTVKTLISQNAVKDIDLRVEMGRSNCYLLWNRWKRARIYEEIGLY, from the coding sequence ATGCAGATTGAATATCGTGATGGGTTATTGTTTACATCGATAGAAATTGTTTATCAAGGAAGGTCTAAGTTGATTGATAATATGGTCATTGATACGGGTACTGTCAAAACACTGATTTCTCAAAATGCAGTAAAGGATATTGATTTGCGAGTAGAGATGGGCCGATCAAATTGTTACTTATTATGGAATCGGTGGAAAAGAGCACGCATTTACGAAGAAATTGGACTCTATTAA